GTGAGCCGTTGCTCCCGACGGACCGAACGACGCGGACGGCAACTGGTGCCACGTACAGCCCGACGTGGCCACGAACACGATTGCCGCCAGTACCTCCCGGTCACCGTGCCGACGTCGGCCGCCACCCTGAGGCCGCGACGGAGCCTCGGGCACCACACGCTGGAACAACTCCCACAACTCATCCGGCACCAGCCGCTCAACGATCGAAACCACGACCGACAGGCTACCTAGCCAAATGAGATGACGTCTTAGAAGCTGTTGTCTTTCCAGACTTGAGGACTGCGTTTCCGCTGGTCGGGCATAGGGTCGGCTATCCCGTGGGAGTTGTGGCCTGTCGAGCTGTCGCTGCCCGGGAGGTCGTGGATGTCGTCGGTGGTTGGGCTGTTGGAACAGCGTGAGCTGGGTGCTCGCCGTCGTGTTGACGAGCTGCGGGAGGAAGTCGACCGCGTCCAGGCCGAGTTGGCCGTGGCCGAGCGGGAATGGAAGGAGTGGATCATCGCCTGTTCGCGGGTCGGCGAAGTGCTGGCCCCCGTGGACGAGAGCGGGCAGGACTCCGCCTGGGCCGAGGGGACCGCGCCGGCCGCCGAGGAGCAGTCCGGAAAGACGCCGCAGCCGCCGGAGGCAGCGAAGACGAAGTCGCAGGTCCCGGTGTGGCGTGAGGGGCTGGCCTGGTCGGTGCTGTCGGCGGACTACCAGCGCATCCTGAGGGCGCTCGCGGACCGGGCCCGGCTCCATCAGGGGCCGCTGACCTGCCAGGAGATGGCCGCGGTGTTCGGCACGGACGTGGTGCCGGCACGGGTGGAAGCGCTGCGGGCGAAGGCGAAACGCCTGGTCGCGCGGGGCTGGCTGGCCGAGCCCGCGCCGGGCCGGTTCACGCCGGCTGCGGGTGTGGCCGGGCCAGGCGGCGGGTCATGAGCAGGGTCATCGACCAGTAGATCATCGCTTCGGCGCTGGTGGTGCGGCGCTCGAAGTCGCGGGCCAGGCGGCGGGTGCGCATCAGGTGGGCGAAGAGGCGCTCGACGATCCACCGCTTGGGCAGGACAACGAAGCCGCGCATGTCGTCGCTGCGTTTGACGATCGCCAGGACCAGGGCGAGCGCGGTGAGGCAGTGGGCGACGAGGGGGCCGGTGTAGCCGCCGTCGGCCCAGACCAGTTCCAACTGGTGGTGTGTGTCGGTGACTTGCCGCAGCAGGACCTGGGCGGCGGTGCGGTCGCCGACATCCGCGGCGGTGACCATCACGCCCAGCAGCAGGCCGAGCGTGTCGACCACGACGTGCCGCTTGCGCCCGTTGACCAGCTTGCCGCCGTCGAAGCCGCGGCTGTCCGAGCCGACGACGGCGTCCGCCTTGACGGACTGCGAGTCGATCACCCCGGCCGTCGGCTCCGCATCCCGCCCCAGCCTCTCGCGGACCTTTGCGCGCAGCCGGTCGTGGAACTCCTTGACCAGCGAGTGGTCGCGCCAGCGGCGGAAGAATGCGTAGACCCGGTCCCATGGCGGGAAGTCGGCGGGCATCGCCCGCCACTTGATGCC
Above is a window of Streptomyces sp. NBC_00490 DNA encoding:
- a CDS encoding IS5 family transposase; protein product: MLQSSVPMAGQSTLVTRECDCLAHRFGNAADNGLRQPRYPTDMTDAEWAAVRPLLPVPGWMRGRGGQPEAYCHRAILDAIRYLVDNGIKWRAMPADFPPWDRVYAFFRRWRDHSLVKEFHDRLRAKVRERLGRDAEPTAGVIDSQSVKADAVVGSDSRGFDGGKLVNGRKRHVVVDTLGLLLGVMVTAADVGDRTAAQVLLRQVTDTHHQLELVWADGGYTGPLVAHCLTALALVLAIVKRSDDMRGFVVLPKRWIVERLFAHLMRTRRLARDFERRTTSAEAMIYWSMTLLMTRRLARPHPQPA